The Planctomycetaceae bacterium genome has a segment encoding these proteins:
- a CDS encoding SWIM zinc finger family protein, producing the protein MSATTLNYSYQYPFASAVLETASSPAMRLATSLDGTSNDLFFDGMLKQPALIGKCLTVLSSIVRTRFYQPLKPMLLDPVVTSGGGMLRFEGFSSCCGVYARIDLGPEAFEGELQGKGTTNVDFNDTMRTALRRLSDNDQAHLQVGGNSVTLRSDNDTIVERKVKLPVRWIRGFCEVQAYQARMTPHFELDQNDIRTLFKLLPKGSNGRRPVHITRTGQTIRLASRALPGSVQLEGADRVRAMEPLAPYTRQLKIWYDEAAGTSGWQLQLESGRMFILVSPELNRGFSGEGQMLSRLAAGQWETAMPAVADSLNWQSQIDVASVCRFSRSSEAEIEAALAVLGARGIVGFDVTSGKYFHRVLPFDIEEVDKQQPRLMAARNLVESNSVRLFEQTSDGPNFQVPGSDTQHFVRLRDSGDRCTCQWFLRYQGQRGPCKHILAARITCDGQTSSQTKAAEERETWQ; encoded by the coding sequence ATGTCAGCGACGACGCTCAACTATTCTTACCAGTACCCCTTCGCATCCGCAGTGCTGGAGACAGCTTCTTCCCCGGCGATGCGACTTGCGACGAGCCTGGACGGAACATCCAACGATCTGTTTTTTGACGGGATGCTGAAACAGCCTGCGTTGATCGGTAAATGTTTAACCGTTCTGTCGTCCATCGTTCGCACGCGATTTTATCAACCGCTGAAGCCCATGTTGCTGGATCCCGTCGTGACCAGCGGCGGCGGAATGTTGAGGTTCGAGGGATTCAGTAGCTGCTGCGGCGTCTATGCAAGAATCGACCTTGGACCGGAGGCGTTCGAAGGTGAACTTCAGGGTAAAGGCACTACAAACGTCGATTTTAATGACACGATGCGCACTGCACTTCGACGCTTATCAGACAATGACCAAGCACATTTACAGGTGGGAGGCAACAGCGTCACGCTGCGTTCAGACAATGACACCATCGTCGAACGCAAAGTTAAGCTGCCGGTTCGCTGGATCAGAGGCTTCTGCGAAGTACAGGCCTATCAGGCTCGAATGACACCCCACTTCGAGCTGGATCAAAACGATATTCGAACACTGTTCAAATTACTTCCGAAAGGTTCGAACGGTCGACGGCCTGTTCACATCACTCGCACCGGTCAGACGATTCGCCTTGCATCGCGTGCGTTGCCCGGATCGGTGCAACTGGAAGGGGCAGATCGAGTTCGCGCGATGGAACCTTTAGCGCCTTATACCAGACAGTTGAAGATCTGGTACGACGAAGCCGCTGGAACCAGCGGTTGGCAACTGCAGCTTGAGAGCGGGCGAATGTTTATTCTGGTCAGCCCGGAACTGAATCGCGGATTCAGCGGTGAAGGTCAAATGCTGTCCCGACTGGCTGCAGGCCAGTGGGAAACGGCGATGCCTGCTGTTGCAGATTCGCTGAACTGGCAGTCTCAAATCGATGTTGCAAGTGTCTGTCGCTTCAGCAGAAGCAGCGAAGCGGAAATTGAAGCTGCGCTGGCTGTGCTGGGTGCGCGTGGAATTGTGGGGTTCGATGTCACAAGTGGAAAGTACTTTCATCGAGTTCTGCCGTTCGATATCGAAGAAGTGGACAAGCAACAACCCCGACTGATGGCAGCACGAAATCTTGTCGAATCGAACAGCGTTCGCCTCTTCGAACAAACCTCTGATGGACCAAACTTTCAGGTGCCGGGTTCGGACACACAGCATTTCGTGCGACTCAGGGACTCCGGAGACCGGTGTACCTGTCAATGGTTTCTCAGATATCAGGGACAGCGAGGGCCCTGCAAACATATTCTGGCAGCAAGAATCACCTGCGACGGCCAAACAAGTTCCCAAACAAAAGCCGCGGAAGAACGGGAGACCTGGCAATGA
- the tpiA gene encoding triose-phosphate isomerase, producing the protein MRGYLVAGNWKMNTDRASGTALAADLAAAVPAAEAGVDVLVCPPFPYLSSIAEKLDGSAVKLGAQDVYFEAPGAFTGEVAVPMLSDCGCSHVILGHSERRHVLGETDAVINKKVHAALKGGLVVVLCVGELLSERESGSTEKVLDTQMEGGLSGVTEADMAKVVIAYEPVWAIGTGVTASPEQAESAHEHLRKWLANRYNPGLADRVQILYGGSVKADNAEQLLGQANVDGALVGGASLKASSFVPIIDAARKLAQS; encoded by the coding sequence ATGCGTGGTTATCTTGTGGCTGGCAATTGGAAGATGAATACAGACCGTGCTTCAGGGACAGCGCTGGCCGCTGACCTGGCCGCAGCGGTCCCGGCTGCAGAAGCTGGTGTCGACGTGCTTGTGTGCCCTCCGTTCCCGTATCTTTCCAGTATTGCGGAAAAGCTGGATGGCAGCGCGGTGAAACTGGGGGCTCAGGATGTGTACTTTGAGGCTCCGGGAGCGTTTACGGGGGAAGTCGCTGTTCCGATGCTGTCCGACTGCGGCTGTTCGCACGTCATTCTGGGCCACAGCGAACGCCGCCATGTACTGGGAGAAACCGACGCCGTTATCAACAAGAAAGTCCATGCCGCATTGAAAGGTGGCCTTGTTGTCGTGCTTTGTGTCGGCGAATTGCTCAGCGAACGGGAGTCTGGCAGCACGGAAAAGGTCCTGGATACGCAGATGGAAGGAGGGCTTTCCGGCGTCACCGAAGCTGACATGGCGAAGGTGGTTATCGCCTACGAGCCCGTCTGGGCAATCGGGACCGGGGTCACGGCTAGTCCCGAACAAGCTGAATCTGCCCATGAACATCTTCGCAAGTGGCTCGCGAATCGCTACAATCCCGGGCTTGCTGATCGAGTGCAGATTCTTTACGGCGGAAGTGTGAAGGCCGACAACGCTGAGCAATTGCTCGGTCAGGCCAATGTCGACGGAGCGCTGGTTGGTGGAGCAAGCCTGAAAGCATCCTCCTTCGTGCCTATCATCGATGCTGCCCGAAAACTGGCTCAGTCGTAG
- a CDS encoding phosphopantothenoylcysteine decarboxylase, translating into MKILITAGPTREYIDDVRFLSNASSGRMGYALAQAAIDSGHQVVLVTGPADLRPPDGCEIHRIETTGQLRETCLRLFEECDGVIATAAVCDYRPKERITGKITKTGEPVVLELVETSDVLAELGANRKSQWIVGFALESQDPRNNAMRKLRMKRCDYIALNDTSAISSLTNRLEILNPDAETVAIYEGRKEDIAGQLMSLIQGTLSK; encoded by the coding sequence ATGAAGATTCTGATTACGGCTGGTCCCACTCGCGAATACATCGACGATGTTCGCTTTCTTTCGAATGCGAGCAGTGGTCGGATGGGATACGCACTGGCGCAGGCCGCAATCGATTCTGGTCATCAGGTTGTTCTGGTCACGGGACCAGCCGATCTGCGTCCCCCCGATGGATGCGAGATTCATCGTATTGAAACAACCGGGCAGTTGCGTGAAACATGCCTTCGATTGTTCGAGGAATGTGATGGAGTGATCGCGACCGCAGCTGTGTGTGACTATCGTCCGAAGGAACGGATTACCGGCAAGATAACGAAAACGGGTGAGCCCGTCGTTCTTGAACTCGTTGAAACCTCCGATGTGCTGGCGGAGCTTGGAGCCAACAGGAAGAGCCAGTGGATCGTCGGCTTTGCCCTGGAATCGCAGGATCCCCGCAACAACGCCATGCGGAAGCTTCGCATGAAAAGATGCGATTACATCGCACTGAATGACACGAGTGCCATTTCTTCACTGACCAATCGTTTGGAGATCCTGAATCCGGACGCGGAAACAGTCGCGATCTACGAAGGTCGGAAAGAAGACATCGCCGGTCAATTGATGTCACTGATTCAGGGCACGCTTTCCAAATAA
- a CDS encoding DNA-directed RNA polymerase subunit omega produces the protein MPEMLDDFREDDIVRRVGGRFKLSTLVQKRMVALNRGARPLVDLQTKDLMQVVVAEIMQNKIYLDTSGNVQAIEDNSATIDKLDALLADDGGPSLDDL, from the coding sequence ATGCCCGAAATGCTGGATGACTTTCGAGAAGATGACATTGTTCGACGAGTTGGCGGGCGATTCAAACTGTCCACACTGGTTCAGAAACGCATGGTCGCGCTGAATCGCGGCGCGCGGCCGTTGGTCGACCTGCAGACAAAGGACCTGATGCAGGTTGTTGTCGCAGAGATCATGCAGAACAAGATCTACCTGGATACCTCAGGAAACGTACAGGCAATTGAAGATAATTCTGCAACCATCGACAAACTGGATGCATTGCTGGCCGACGACGGTGGCCCATCGCTGGACGATCTCTAA
- a CDS encoding DUF6493 family protein, whose translation MTVSIDVRKPEGFLHCLQTLPPEDFVDTVKGLTDADRRKLSKTAQDHAKALRKEEQSATTMSGVSIQEMIRRSSERIDRVNIPLAMAHLGLLAVAPKSANMVPLPGTRPLRSTWTATEPTVHEQAAISILLQRRPEWAQEWMLRQLQPSDTGFALKWQSFRRLLEDGLCSPPDTLEFAVLIRSVIQQANLRDQPELVEHIGLLFRHRTGFLACNAKLRKRTEELKPGVWIPGVEWLWNQVHHGQVNRVQVIDAAIEALWRDFSVQERSALIKLIDALEPTSDEFVTRQSELRRLLTHETPVVAGFAIQSIKAIRDNDQLETDRVISELAVVFTLSTKAQPKSALVLLAAKDKTRITHAVDSAAAALQHPELDVQEAAVRLLEQWSDVAIPVEALQQAITSAFPTLHPRIHDLLVQAGAVHEATDSTATFVEELADTRNTAEDLFRRIESCTPAVRTAWKLDESLCAAIDEHMLPEMDINAMPFQLSLLQPVAAIEEVDELIDEVASLIEGIESPMQLERILDGINRLGAEYPDDFDARVAPVIKRAERDSDWNEWTTLTSMFMSTSRLIIDWLKRRLHVPLAGKFAQQNWSRLNLPEIVQTLDRRASEIRERFVNLQPSLPLLSTPTHEHGWLDPDVLLRRLQSYSMASVNPNNADLTFALLRLPPSTCYSDDQIAGTPELTRRLLRYLSGKPIETAASDCPGLWLAAARSRSPRETRRELAGLAIPDTAWGVRAAEIHVHLRNSPHAIEAIRQQQDRELRRMDPEPGRGPFIMQVNTGSAAIVSIEPEAEAQDLRFPTVIFAGRPGYAKHLYEGRLPGWAEEWQATHWPANTDGSLALAMAFMLCRMDSNTSRWEPTAPTLSSLLWSERGWSSTAIKALWLALFSKDGDARAVAADALIEGILDGRAHPAALSASLTELLEHRWLKLNRLAEALAGVARVSSWTALVVTAIIDSVIASWSELPGDAHHLLSVQLEALMRINGCLTDAARKPLSQLTGSSKTAKLAKQLLTLSRSDRSTARKAALLEGVECRVQRAERLCRPTACQTHAPGERPQ comes from the coding sequence ATGACAGTGTCGATCGACGTTCGAAAGCCGGAAGGTTTTCTGCATTGCCTGCAAACCCTGCCACCGGAAGATTTTGTTGATACCGTGAAAGGTCTGACAGACGCAGACCGCCGTAAACTTTCGAAAACGGCGCAGGACCACGCTAAGGCACTTCGAAAAGAAGAGCAGTCAGCCACGACAATGTCGGGCGTTTCGATTCAGGAAATGATCCGGCGGTCCAGCGAACGCATCGATCGTGTCAACATTCCACTTGCGATGGCTCACCTGGGTCTGCTTGCTGTTGCCCCGAAGTCGGCCAACATGGTGCCGCTGCCCGGTACGCGTCCCCTTCGATCCACCTGGACAGCAACGGAGCCCACCGTGCACGAACAGGCGGCCATTTCCATTCTGCTGCAGCGTCGGCCGGAGTGGGCACAGGAATGGATGCTTCGACAGCTTCAGCCATCGGATACAGGATTCGCATTGAAATGGCAGTCATTCCGACGACTGCTCGAAGATGGACTCTGTTCACCGCCTGATACGCTTGAATTCGCCGTGCTGATTCGATCAGTCATTCAGCAGGCGAATCTCCGGGACCAGCCGGAACTCGTGGAACACATCGGGTTGCTGTTTCGTCACCGTACAGGTTTTCTGGCATGTAACGCAAAACTCAGGAAACGCACAGAAGAACTCAAGCCGGGCGTCTGGATTCCGGGAGTGGAATGGTTATGGAATCAGGTTCATCACGGGCAAGTTAACCGCGTTCAGGTTATCGATGCAGCGATAGAAGCGCTCTGGCGAGACTTCAGCGTTCAGGAACGTTCGGCTTTGATCAAGCTCATCGACGCACTGGAACCAACCTCAGATGAGTTCGTCACTCGCCAATCAGAACTGCGTCGCCTGCTGACACATGAAACGCCAGTCGTGGCTGGCTTTGCGATTCAAAGCATCAAAGCCATCAGAGATAACGACCAACTGGAAACAGACAGAGTCATTTCAGAACTCGCGGTTGTGTTTACTCTGTCCACAAAGGCACAACCCAAATCAGCCCTTGTGCTGCTGGCAGCGAAAGATAAAACGCGAATCACCCATGCAGTCGACTCTGCAGCTGCCGCATTGCAGCACCCCGAATTGGATGTCCAGGAAGCTGCAGTCCGACTGCTCGAGCAATGGTCAGATGTAGCAATCCCCGTGGAAGCACTTCAGCAGGCGATTACTTCTGCATTTCCGACTCTTCATCCACGCATCCATGACCTTCTGGTCCAGGCGGGGGCTGTTCACGAAGCGACTGATTCCACAGCGACGTTTGTCGAAGAATTGGCAGACACAAGAAACACTGCGGAGGATTTGTTTCGACGTATCGAAAGTTGCACGCCGGCGGTGCGCACCGCATGGAAGCTCGATGAATCTCTTTGCGCCGCAATTGATGAGCACATGTTGCCTGAGATGGATATCAATGCGATGCCTTTTCAGCTTTCTCTGTTGCAGCCTGTCGCTGCAATAGAAGAAGTTGACGAGCTGATTGACGAAGTTGCGAGCCTGATCGAAGGCATTGAATCGCCAATGCAACTCGAACGAATTCTGGATGGCATCAACCGTCTTGGCGCCGAATATCCTGATGATTTCGACGCTCGTGTGGCGCCAGTCATCAAGCGAGCAGAAAGAGATTCTGACTGGAATGAGTGGACGACTCTGACATCGATGTTCATGTCAACGTCTCGACTGATAATTGACTGGCTGAAGCGTCGTCTTCACGTGCCGCTTGCAGGCAAATTCGCGCAGCAGAACTGGTCACGCCTGAACCTGCCGGAAATTGTTCAGACTCTGGATCGTCGAGCATCGGAAATTCGCGAACGGTTCGTCAATCTTCAACCGAGTCTCCCCTTACTTTCCACGCCAACTCACGAACACGGGTGGCTGGATCCGGATGTCCTGCTGCGACGGCTGCAAAGCTATTCCATGGCTTCAGTTAATCCGAACAATGCCGACCTGACTTTCGCACTCTTGCGGTTGCCACCATCAACGTGCTACTCGGACGATCAAATTGCTGGCACTCCGGAATTGACGCGTCGTTTGCTGCGTTATCTTTCAGGTAAACCGATCGAAACCGCAGCCTCTGATTGTCCCGGATTGTGGCTTGCAGCCGCGCGGTCTCGAAGTCCTCGCGAAACGCGGCGTGAATTGGCGGGACTAGCGATTCCTGACACGGCCTGGGGAGTGCGGGCTGCCGAGATTCATGTCCATCTCAGAAATTCACCGCATGCCATCGAAGCCATCCGCCAGCAACAGGATCGCGAGCTTCGCAGGATGGATCCTGAACCAGGCCGCGGGCCTTTCATAATGCAGGTCAACACAGGCAGTGCGGCGATTGTTTCCATCGAACCTGAAGCGGAGGCTCAGGACTTGCGTTTCCCCACCGTAATTTTTGCGGGACGACCCGGCTACGCGAAACACCTTTATGAGGGTCGTTTACCAGGATGGGCGGAAGAATGGCAGGCGACCCACTGGCCCGCAAACACGGACGGCTCGTTGGCATTGGCAATGGCTTTCATGCTTTGCCGCATGGACTCGAACACATCCCGTTGGGAACCGACCGCCCCCACGCTGAGCTCCCTGCTTTGGTCAGAGCGTGGATGGTCCTCCACTGCCATTAAGGCACTTTGGCTGGCATTGTTCAGCAAGGACGGGGACGCACGAGCCGTGGCTGCAGACGCACTGATCGAGGGAATTCTTGATGGGCGAGCTCATCCGGCAGCATTGTCTGCTTCCCTGACGGAACTTCTGGAGCATCGCTGGCTGAAACTCAATCGCCTGGCCGAGGCTCTTGCTGGTGTCGCTCGAGTTTCCAGCTGGACCGCGCTGGTCGTTACGGCGATCATCGACTCAGTGATTGCGAGCTGGAGCGAACTGCCGGGTGACGCTCACCATCTCCTGTCGGTTCAGCTGGAAGCCCTGATGCGAATCAACGGTTGCCTGACTGATGCTGCCAGAAAGCCTCTTTCTCAACTGACCGGAAGCAGCAAAACAGCAAAGCTTGCCAAACAGCTTTTGACGCTGTCCCGATCTGACAGGTCAACCGCCCGAAAAGCGGCTCTGCTCGAAGGTGTGGAATGTCGAGTGCAGCGGGCAGAGCGACTTTGCAGGCCGACAGCCTGTCAAACACATGCACCAGGTGAACGACCGCAATAG
- the gmk gene encoding guanylate kinase gives MHPAETSRIVVLSGPSGSGKTTLVKRLIEESDVPLVKSVSATTRSARPGEIDGEDYLFLSAEEFREKLNRGEFIEHAEVFASGYFYGTLGTELHRAWDQNAWAFLEIDVEGAMRVVQRYPDAVTIFLSTPSPEEFERRLRNRGTESEEIIQKRLATAAKELQSAHRYRYIVVNDQLDQAVKEICEILKSEENARNAG, from the coding sequence ATGCACCCAGCCGAGACGAGCCGTATCGTTGTGCTTTCGGGCCCCAGTGGCAGCGGAAAAACAACCCTTGTGAAACGATTGATTGAAGAATCCGATGTCCCCCTGGTCAAATCCGTTTCCGCTACGACCAGGTCGGCCAGGCCGGGTGAAATTGATGGTGAAGACTATCTCTTCCTTTCCGCCGAAGAATTCAGGGAAAAACTGAACCGCGGCGAATTCATTGAGCACGCAGAGGTATTCGCCTCCGGCTATTTCTACGGTACTCTTGGGACCGAGTTGCACCGGGCCTGGGATCAGAATGCATGGGCATTCCTGGAAATTGATGTTGAGGGGGCGATGAGGGTGGTGCAGCGGTACCCGGACGCTGTTACGATCTTCCTTTCGACGCCATCGCCGGAAGAGTTTGAACGCCGATTGCGAAACAGAGGGACTGAATCGGAAGAGATCATTCAAAAGCGACTTGCGACCGCTGCGAAAGAACTTCAGTCAGCCCATCGATACCGATACATCGTGGTGAACGATCAGCTGGATCAGGCCGTAAAAGAGATTTGCGAGATTTTGAAGTCCGAGGAGAATGCCCGAAATGCTGGATGA
- a CDS encoding alpha/beta hydrolase, which translates to MKSMLFVMAFLFVSHSSLFGQAPTEKDVPYDDDHSAQCLDLYLAKSDKPVPAMIHIHGGGWRAGSKAHVPGWLLAFVAKGQLSVVSIEYRFTDVALHPAQVNDCLRAIQFVRTNAARWNIDSHRIGVTGGSAGGHLTAYVALHDDVANPNSPDPVERESSRVTCGVSFAGPTDWSLLSTIAHQHPAYRQLIGYAPGTAAEDMSADRMKDVSPITFATHDDPPLMQVHGDKDDIVPLAHAERLHKALQAVGAPTEMVIIPGGNHGVAGAGPTVAGQATEFVKNHLLAPR; encoded by the coding sequence ATGAAATCGATGCTATTCGTGATGGCGTTTCTGTTCGTTTCACACAGCTCTCTGTTCGGGCAGGCTCCCACGGAGAAAGATGTGCCGTACGACGATGATCATTCTGCACAGTGTCTGGATCTTTATCTGGCAAAGTCGGACAAGCCGGTCCCTGCCATGATTCATATTCATGGAGGTGGGTGGCGAGCGGGCTCAAAGGCTCACGTGCCTGGCTGGCTGCTCGCATTTGTGGCAAAGGGCCAACTGTCTGTTGTCTCGATTGAATATCGTTTTACTGATGTGGCGCTGCATCCGGCTCAGGTCAATGACTGCCTGCGAGCGATTCAGTTTGTGCGAACAAACGCCGCACGCTGGAACATCGACTCTCACAGGATTGGCGTCACCGGAGGTTCGGCGGGAGGGCATCTGACCGCCTATGTGGCATTGCATGACGATGTCGCCAACCCTAATTCCCCGGACCCGGTTGAGCGCGAGTCATCGCGTGTGACGTGCGGCGTCAGTTTTGCAGGACCAACAGACTGGTCGCTTCTAAGCACGATCGCTCACCAGCATCCAGCCTATCGTCAGCTCATCGGGTATGCACCCGGCACCGCCGCCGAAGACATGTCCGCAGATCGCATGAAAGATGTTTCTCCGATCACGTTCGCAACGCATGACGATCCACCTCTGATGCAGGTGCATGGTGATAAGGATGACATCGTCCCACTGGCTCACGCCGAACGTCTGCACAAGGCATTGCAGGCAGTCGGTGCTCCGACAGAAATGGTCATCATCCCGGGAGGAAATCACGGTGTTGCAGGTGCCGGCCCCACGGTGGCCGGTCAGGCAACAGAGTTCGTGAAGAACCACCTGTTGGCCCCGCGCTGA
- a CDS encoding YicC/YloC family endoribonuclease yields MLLSMTGFGSSTVDRDGVHLSVEIKSVNNRYLKLSARLPDAVARFESEVEKLVRARVARGTVQMSVRLRFPGGQSGYRIDTEVLNSYQQQLLAMDEGRSDISLASLLQLPGVVAEAELPEELVNSVWPIAEEAIIRALEHFHDFREREGESMRIDLQKQCDAIASHLSEIIAVAPQVISDYRDKLLERVRRLTNDASISVSPNDVIREVALFADRCDINEETTRLSSHMDQFRRMLDGETSQGRKLEFIGQEMFREINTIGSKANSVDVAHCVVEMKASIERIREVLQNVE; encoded by the coding sequence GTGCTGCTTAGCATGACTGGCTTCGGTAGCTCTACGGTTGACCGGGATGGCGTTCACCTTTCCGTCGAAATCAAATCGGTCAATAATCGTTACCTCAAACTTTCGGCCCGTTTGCCTGATGCCGTCGCTCGCTTTGAAAGCGAAGTTGAAAAACTCGTTCGCGCGAGAGTGGCCCGTGGAACTGTTCAGATGTCGGTTCGGCTGCGATTTCCCGGCGGCCAGTCAGGCTATCGCATCGACACCGAAGTGCTGAACAGTTACCAGCAACAGTTACTTGCGATGGACGAAGGCCGCTCCGACATTTCGCTTGCCAGCCTGCTGCAGTTACCTGGCGTGGTTGCCGAGGCCGAATTGCCGGAAGAACTTGTCAATTCTGTCTGGCCGATCGCAGAAGAAGCCATCATCAGGGCCCTGGAGCATTTTCACGACTTTCGCGAACGCGAGGGTGAGTCGATGCGAATTGATCTGCAGAAGCAGTGTGATGCCATTGCATCGCACCTGTCGGAAATCATCGCGGTCGCTCCGCAGGTCATCAGTGACTACCGGGATAAATTGCTGGAACGCGTTCGCCGGCTCACAAACGATGCTTCGATCAGCGTCAGCCCGAACGACGTTATCCGTGAAGTGGCGTTGTTTGCGGATCGATGTGACATCAACGAGGAGACAACTCGGCTTTCCAGTCACATGGATCAGTTTCGGCGAATGCTGGATGGCGAAACGTCTCAGGGCCGAAAGCTCGAATTCATCGGTCAGGAAATGTTTCGGGAGATTAATACGATTGGTTCCAAGGCAAACAGTGTCGACGTCGCGCACTGCGTCGTTGAAATGAAGGCCTCAATCGAACGAATCCGCGAAGTGCTTCAAAACGTCGAGTAG
- the secG gene encoding preprotein translocase subunit SecG, whose translation MSFLVGILSVLLVVISLFMILLVLIQRGRGGGLAGAFGSGGGQSAFGTRAGDTFTQVTIVVAVVWVLIAACLGMSMRSVAAAKDSGADSRFTSGAASEDGETPVQPADDTAAETPAAETPAAETPAAETPAAETPAAETPAAETPEKSDSPSSDEPAQADPKSEDAAPATESDTGAEPGEKQE comes from the coding sequence ATGTCGTTTCTTGTTGGCATCCTGTCAGTGCTGTTGGTCGTCATCAGCCTTTTCATGATTTTGCTGGTCCTGATTCAGCGAGGCCGCGGCGGCGGACTCGCCGGAGCGTTTGGATCCGGCGGTGGACAAAGTGCGTTTGGGACGCGTGCCGGAGATACCTTTACCCAGGTGACGATCGTCGTTGCTGTGGTTTGGGTACTGATTGCAGCTTGTCTGGGCATGTCGATGCGGAGTGTTGCTGCTGCGAAAGACTCAGGAGCTGATAGTCGGTTCACTTCCGGCGCGGCGTCTGAGGACGGCGAAACGCCTGTGCAGCCAGCGGATGACACGGCTGCGGAAACTCCAGCTGCCGAAACTCCAGCTGCCGAAACTCCAGCTGCCGAAACTCCAGCTGCCGAAACACCGGCTGCCGAAACACCGGCTGCGGAAACACCAGAGAAATCTGATTCCCCGTCTTCTGATGAACCTGCTCAGGCAGATCCGAAATCAGAAGATGCCGCTCCGGCGACTGAATCTGATACAGGTGCTGAGCCCGGCGAAAAGCAGGAATAG
- a CDS encoding flavoprotein encodes MASPLEGREVLLGVTGGIAAFKAADLCSQLVQQRANVSVIMTESAKQFIGAVTFEGLTQRPVHHGPFLAIEHFQGEHIGLARRAELFIIAPCTAQTIARLAHGFADDLLSTTVLAATCPLIVAPAMNCDMWAKASVQRNVNQLRQDGTVIVDPEEGWLSCGVIGAGRMASPATILSRAEECLHRDS; translated from the coding sequence ATGGCATCTCCACTGGAAGGTCGTGAAGTGCTACTGGGAGTCACTGGCGGGATTGCGGCCTTCAAGGCTGCAGATCTTTGCAGTCAGCTTGTCCAGCAGCGTGCGAACGTCTCCGTCATCATGACCGAATCGGCGAAACAGTTCATTGGTGCCGTGACTTTCGAGGGCTTGACACAGAGACCAGTGCATCATGGCCCTTTCCTTGCAATAGAGCATTTTCAGGGCGAACACATTGGCCTCGCACGTCGTGCGGAACTGTTCATCATTGCTCCTTGTACCGCCCAGACAATTGCACGGCTCGCTCACGGATTTGCCGACGACCTGTTGTCGACGACCGTACTTGCGGCGACATGCCCATTGATCGTTGCTCCGGCAATGAACTGCGACATGTGGGCCAAAGCGTCAGTGCAACGGAATGTGAACCAATTGCGACAGGATGGCACGGTGATTGTCGATCCGGAAGAGGGCTGGTTGAGTTGCGGGGTGATCGGCGCTGGTCGCATGGCATCACCAGCAACCATTCTTAGTCGCGCTGAAGAATGCCTGCATCGGGATTCCTGA